The Engystomops pustulosus chromosome 1, aEngPut4.maternal, whole genome shotgun sequence genome has a window encoding:
- the ABHD4 gene encoding (Lyso)-N-acylphosphatidylethanolamine lipase isoform X2, with the protein MSQLKAVESRILQCIRNRFSARYISLPDQHKIWTLTVSPELRDKTPLVMVHGFGGGVGLWIQNIDALSSRRTLHAFDLLGFGRSSRPTFPSDPEGAEEQFVSSIEQWRQEMGIKDMILLGHSLGGFLATSYSIKYPDRVKHLVLVDPWGFPVLPTDPSEMRSPPAWVKALAAVLGRSNPLAVVRAAGPWGPRLVQRFRPDLKRKFEEFFEDDTIMEYIYHCNAQTPSGESAFKAMMEKFGWAKRPMMSRLHLIPKDLPITFVYGAETWIDQNTGDKAKLLRPDSYVKTLAIKGASHHVYADQPRVFNDVVEEICDAVD; encoded by the exons ATGTCTCAATTAAAAGCTGTTGAGTCCCGGATCCTTCAGT GTATCCGGAACAGGTTTTCTGCTCGTTACATCTCCCTACCTGACCAGCATAAAATCTGGACGCTGACGGTGAGCCCTGAGCTCCGGGACAAGACCCCACTAGTGATGGTTCATGGATTTGGAGGAGGTGTGGGCCTCTGGATTCAGAACATAGATGCTCTGAGTAGTCGAAGAACCCTCCATGCCTTTGATTTGTTGGGATTTGGACGCAGCTCCCGGCCAACATTCCCCAGTGATCCAGAGGGAGCAGAGGAGCAATTTGTTTCATCTATCGAGCAGTGGAGGCAGGAGATGGGAATTAAGGACATGATTCTTCTGGGCCACAGTTTAGGAGGATTCCTAGCTACGTCTTATTCAATAAAGTACCCTGACAG AGTGAAGCATCTTGTCCTGGTGGATCCCTGGGGCTTCCCAGTCCTGCCTACAGACCCTAGTGAGATGCGTTCTCCACCAGCCTGGGTGAAAGCTCTGGCTGCGGTGCTTGGCCGCTCCAATCCTTTGGCAGTTGTCAGAGCAGCAGGACCATGGG GTCCCAGACTTGTTCAGAGATTTCGTCCAGATCTGAAGAGAAAATTTGAAGAGTTCTTTGAAGATGATACCATCATGGAATatatctaccactgcaatgcccaAACTCCAAG TGGTGAAAGTGCCTTTAAAGCCATGATGGAGAAGTTTGGTTGGGCTAAGCGCCCAATGATGTCGCGTCTTCATCTAATTCCAAAAGACCTCCCAATTACATTTGTCTATGGAGCTGAGACCTGGATTGATCAAAATACAGGGGACAAAGCCAAATTACTCCGACCTGACTCCTACGTGAAGACTTTG
- the ABHD4 gene encoding (Lyso)-N-acylphosphatidylethanolamine lipase isoform X1, translating to MPRLHENSDPVMAEELQEQSQSWLTGWIPSWCPTSMSQLKAVESRILQCIRNRFSARYISLPDQHKIWTLTVSPELRDKTPLVMVHGFGGGVGLWIQNIDALSSRRTLHAFDLLGFGRSSRPTFPSDPEGAEEQFVSSIEQWRQEMGIKDMILLGHSLGGFLATSYSIKYPDRVKHLVLVDPWGFPVLPTDPSEMRSPPAWVKALAAVLGRSNPLAVVRAAGPWGPRLVQRFRPDLKRKFEEFFEDDTIMEYIYHCNAQTPSGESAFKAMMEKFGWAKRPMMSRLHLIPKDLPITFVYGAETWIDQNTGDKAKLLRPDSYVKTLAIKGASHHVYADQPRVFNDVVEEICDAVD from the exons ATGCCGAGACTTCATGAGAACAGTGACCCTGTGATGGCCGAGGAGCTGCAGGAGCA ATCTCAGAGTTGGTTGACTGGCTGGATCCCATCCTGGTGCCCGACCTCAATGTCTCAATTAAAAGCTGTTGAGTCCCGGATCCTTCAGT GTATCCGGAACAGGTTTTCTGCTCGTTACATCTCCCTACCTGACCAGCATAAAATCTGGACGCTGACGGTGAGCCCTGAGCTCCGGGACAAGACCCCACTAGTGATGGTTCATGGATTTGGAGGAGGTGTGGGCCTCTGGATTCAGAACATAGATGCTCTGAGTAGTCGAAGAACCCTCCATGCCTTTGATTTGTTGGGATTTGGACGCAGCTCCCGGCCAACATTCCCCAGTGATCCAGAGGGAGCAGAGGAGCAATTTGTTTCATCTATCGAGCAGTGGAGGCAGGAGATGGGAATTAAGGACATGATTCTTCTGGGCCACAGTTTAGGAGGATTCCTAGCTACGTCTTATTCAATAAAGTACCCTGACAG AGTGAAGCATCTTGTCCTGGTGGATCCCTGGGGCTTCCCAGTCCTGCCTACAGACCCTAGTGAGATGCGTTCTCCACCAGCCTGGGTGAAAGCTCTGGCTGCGGTGCTTGGCCGCTCCAATCCTTTGGCAGTTGTCAGAGCAGCAGGACCATGGG GTCCCAGACTTGTTCAGAGATTTCGTCCAGATCTGAAGAGAAAATTTGAAGAGTTCTTTGAAGATGATACCATCATGGAATatatctaccactgcaatgcccaAACTCCAAG TGGTGAAAGTGCCTTTAAAGCCATGATGGAGAAGTTTGGTTGGGCTAAGCGCCCAATGATGTCGCGTCTTCATCTAATTCCAAAAGACCTCCCAATTACATTTGTCTATGGAGCTGAGACCTGGATTGATCAAAATACAGGGGACAAAGCCAAATTACTCCGACCTGACTCCTACGTGAAGACTTTG
- the DAD1 gene encoding dolichyl-diphosphooligosaccharide--protein glycosyltransferase subunit DAD1: protein MSVSVLSVVSRFLEEYVSSTPQRLKLLDAYLLYILLTGAMQFLYCLLVGTFPFNSFLSGFTSCVGSFILGVCLRIQINPQNKGDFLGISPERAFADFLFANTILHLVVVNFVG, encoded by the exons ATGTCAGTGTCGGTGCTCTCCGTGGTGTCCCGGTTCTTGGAGGAGTATGTCAGCTCTACTCCGCAGCGGCTCAAGCTGCTGGACGCCTACCTGCTGTACATTCTGCTGACCGGGGCCATGCAGTTCCTGTACTGCCTGCTGGTCGGCACCTTCCCGTTCAACTCGTTCCTGTCCGGCTTCACCTCCTGCGTTGGCTCCTTTATCCTGGGCG TTTGCTTACGGATCCAGATTAACCCCCAGAACAAAGGAGACTTCCTCGGCATCTCCCCAGAGCGGGCTTTTGCAGACTTTCTTTTTGCTAACACTATACTTCACCTAGTTGTCGTAAACTTTGTTGGATGA